The DNA region TTATGAGATTCCCGCATTCGCGGGAATGACAAACACAAAACTTATTCAGTAGTTACATAGTCATAAATCGTCTTAGAAATGTTGGCGAGTTGATCTGTTCCCTTATCAAAATCCTTTAAATTTTTGGAAAGTAAGACTAAAACATAAGAACTTCCGTCAGGTAAAAATATAATCCCCGCATCGTGATGAACACCAGTTATGGAACCCGTTTTATGAGCTACATCTACGTTAGATGGTAAATACTTTGGAATTAAATCCTTAAATTCTTGATCCATTAAAATAGAAATCATGGCCTCACAGTCTTTTTGTTTGCCAGCATTGTAGTTGGCGATAGCTTCCATAATGACCATTAAATCCCTGGCCGTGGTGGAGTTTGACAGTCCTTTTTCATAGGCTTTTATATCTTCAACACCGCGGAGCACTTCTATATTTTTTGCTCCTAGATCTCGCATGGTAGCGGTTGTTTTTTTTGCATCGACCAATTCTATTAATACATTGGTAGCGAGATTACTACTAACCGTTATCATACTGTATATTAAATCGTTAATGGCCACTTTTGTATCAATTTGCTTGTAAATAATATCATCACTATCATCAGCAATATCCATTTTATACAAGCTACTGTCCACTATACTTTTAAATTCATTTTTTAAGAGAATAGAATCGTTTAGATTTAATTTACCTTCAGAAGCCTGTTTAAAAAGTTCAATCATTACCGGAACTTTCATAGTGCTTGCCGCATGGAATTTTTCATCAACATTGATTAGTAAGCTGTCTTTGGGTTCGGACAAACTATAAAATGCAACGGCAACCGTTCCGTCAATGGAATCCATTTGAGCCTGAATGGTTTTTTCCAATGTTTCTGTTTTAGATATTTTTTCTTGACAAGAGAAAATAGAAAATAAAAAGAAGGCTATTGCGATTAAAAAAGTAAGTCTGAAATGATGCATAATCTGCGATTTGTTTAGTTATTTTTATTCTTCTAGCCAATTGTTTTTGGTTAACCATTCTGTAATGAATTCTGTAAATCCATTAACATTTCTAGGCGTATTACAAAGAATAATAAATGTGATGTCTTTTTCAGGAATGGTTACATAGTTGCTTAAAAATCCACCTTGACTACCTGTGTGCCCAACAGTTTTTAAGCCGTCAGAAGTTTTATCAATAAACCAAGACCAACCAATAAATGGGGGAGTGATATCTTGCCAATCGTCCCAAGCTTTTATGGTTCTAGAATCTTTTAGCGTTGTATCAGAAATAAATTTATGTTGCTGTAAAGCAATTTCGTATTTAGCTAATTCATTTACAGAACTCCAAACTCCGCCATTACCTGCAGCTGCAAATGTAGGTACCTCACCATAATCTTGTTCTTTCCATTTTCCGTCAGTGTTTATATAACCGTGAGATACTCCAGTTTTAGGATGTGGTCCATCTGTAATAGTACTCGTTTCCATACCTGAAGGTTTAAAAATGTTATCCTTAACATATTGTTGCCATTTCATTCCAGATACTTGTTCAACAATCAAGGCTAATCCATTATAGGCAGGGTTTGAATATTCGAAACGTGTACCCGATTCAAAATTTAGGTTTTGAGCTTGCGTTGTTGGATACCAATTTTCAGCATCTTTGACAGTTAAATAAAAAGTGGATTCCGTTCTGGTTTTTCTATTATCTTTTAGGCCAGAAGTATGTGCTAATAAATGTTTGATTTTGACTTTTTCAGCAATCACTTTATTTTTAAAATCAGGAAAGTATTTGTCCATATTGTCGTCAACAGAAAGTTTACCTTCTTCTTGTAAAATTAGTATAGCATTTGAAACAAAGGTTTTCGAAATAGAACCCACATTGAATAGGGTATTGGCATCAATTTTAGTTTTCAGATCTAAATCGGCAATTCCATATCCTTTACTAAAAGCAATACTATCACCTTTCATAATTAGGATAGCTCCTCCGGGTTCATCTATTGGCATTTCACTTGAAAAATAGGTATCCAATTGCTTGACGTCTGTTGTATTTATTGTTTTGGTTTCTTTTTCTGTTTTTTTACAACTTAAGAGGATTATGATAATTGACAGAAAAATTTTTATGTTATTCATGCGGTTTAGTTTTTATTAAAAGCTATTTGACTAAACGAGTTCTCGATACACCACGCAAAAAAAGCGTGGCACTCGAACTGACATCAGTTTTTATTCTTTAAACCCTGGTCCATGTACCACTTTTCCAGGCTTTGCACCAGTATGTTCTCCATCATTTAGTACTAGTGTTCCGTTTACAAGAACATGTACCATTCCACTCGCATACTGATGTGGTTTTTCAAACGTAGCGTGGTCTTGTACCTTGTCAAAATCGAATATGGCGATATCCGCATAATTACCCACTTTTAATTGTCCTCGCTTTTTTATTTTAAGATTAGATGCAGGTAAAGAAGCCATTTTTCTAACGGCTTCTTCCAGCGAAATCAGTTTTTCATCCCGTGTATATTTTCCGATAACTCGAGCAAAATTTCCATACGCACGCGGATGCGTACTATAGTTAAGAAAATCGCCTTCGGTGGCGTAAGACCCAGCATCCGAACCAAAGCTCATCCAAGGCAGGGCAATTTGTTTTCTTACGTTTTCTTCTGACATCATAAAATACACCGTGCTCACATCACTACCGTTTTGTACCACTAGATCCATAGCGGTTTCCTCGGGCGTAGTATTTCGCATTTTGGCAACTTCAGCCAAAGTTTTCCCTGTTAGGTATCGCAAACTGTCATTTTCAAAACCTACTAATATCATTTTATCGGCAGAACCTGCAGCTTGCATTAAACTTTCCCATTCTATGGCAGGCTTACGCATATCCTCCAATACTTTTTTTCTGATGTTGGGGTCTTGCAGACGTTCTGCCCATTTGGCATAACCACCTTCCTGAACCCACGGCGGCATTGAAGCATCCAAACCTGTAGAACCCGCAATATAGCTATACATATTGGTGGTAACGGTCAATCCCGCTTTACGGGCAGAATCTATTTTTGCTACAACAGCATCAAATTTATGCCAATTGTCTTTTCCACTCATTTTAAGATGGTAAATTTCTGCTCTGATATCCGCTTCTTTGGCAATTCGTAATAATTCATTTATGCTTTCCAATAATTTATTGCCTTCGCTACGCATATGCGAAATATAGAGTCCGTCATATTGAGCGGCCACTTTTGAAATTTCAATAAGTTCTTCGGTAGAAGAATAGAAAGCGGGAGCATAAATTAACGAAGAACCAATACCCATAGCACCTTCTTCCATGGCTTGTTTAACCATCATTTTCATGGAATCGAGCTCTACTTCAGTTGGGGCTCTGTCATCATAACCCACGGTATTTATTCTCAGAGTTGTTGCCCCAACAAACGAAGCTATATTGGGAGAAACACCTTTTTTGACCATTTCGTTGAGCTTCTCGTTTAATGAAACCCATGTTGCGGTATTGTTAATGGTATCAATTTTTTTTTGTGGCCCTATGGAGGAGCCTTCCCCAAAAACCTCTAAGGTAACCCCTTGTTTAATGTCGCCCATGGAGCGACCATCTTTATCCAAAGCCGATGCTGCCCAGCTTAGCATATTGATAAATCCAGGAGCAACGGTCAATCCTGTTGCATCAATTTCTTTTTTACCTGTTTTACCACTTAGATTACCAATGGCAGCAATGGTATCAGAGTTAATAGCGATATCACCAATTATCGATTTATTTCCAGAACCGTCAATGAGTTGTCCGTTTTTTATGAGAATATCAAAATCGGGTTCTTTCGCACAGTTAATAATTAACAAGGAACAAAAGATGAGAAGAATTGATTTAAAATTTTTCACGGAAAGCGGTTAAGGCAAATGATTAATTTTAACGAAGTTACGATTATTTTTGAAATAGAATGTTAACTGAAAAAATCAGTATCATGCACCAAGTAATGGTAAATGTTTTACCTTATGATAGGTTAGTGTTATAGCAATGCACTGTTTTAATTCCTCTACAGGAATTTTTTCATTCAATTGAAAAACAATAGCTCGTTTACCTTCAAATTGAAATGTATCACTAAAAATCACTTTAAAAGTCTCAACAAGTCTGCTCGTACATTTAAAATACATAGCGTATTGATTTGGAGTTTTTGCTTTCCAATCCATTCTTAAAGTGCTACCATTTTTTGTAAGATAACTTGGCTCGCCCCATTTCAGAGTTTCTTCTATCGCCTCAAGCCCGTCAATTTCAGTAGCCGTTTCTAAAACTAATGCCCTTAGTTGAAACATTTGTTTTTGCACAGATTTAGGATAGTTATCAAAAACAACTGCGACTTTAGGATCATTTATTAATTCCATAATTCTTCTCCTGAGATTACTTTATAAAAATAGTAAATTGGCTTTAATAAAAAAATAAGGCCGTCTTTTTTAGACGACCTTATTACGAATACTATGAATTGAGTAAAACTATCTTATCTGCCCTCGCATTAAACCAGAAGCATGGTCTGTTGAATGTATATTCACATAAAGAGGATCTTCTAATAATTTTGACATTTTGTTCTCATCTAAAGTAATAGTTTTAGTAACATCTAATTGACTGGCATCTGTTATTTCAAGGTTAATAAATACCTCACCATTTTCAGTAGCATCGCCCAAATGAATATGGCCGGCGGTAATAGCATCAGTAGCTTCTAAATCCGATACAGTTACTTTGTAATAAACCTCTTCACCCACTACCCTAAAAATAGCCATTCCGCTATCATTTCTGTCTGTTATTGCAGGTATTTCATTATCTGGCGATAATACTACATTAAAGGCATTGTTTACTTGTTTATCTAATTGTCCACGAACCAAACCAGCAGGACTATCAGCTGAATGTACATTTACATATACATCTCCTCCCAATAACGCAGCTACTTCTGTCTCGGTTAATTGTATGTTGCCAATTGCTTGATTTCCTTGAAAAGAAATGCTAGAACCATCTACCAAAGTAATTACTGGAGCACCAGTTGAAACAGGATCTCCGCTATGAATATGTGCAACGGTTAGATTATCGCTTCCGGCAAGGTCGTTTAGCGTGATTGAAAATTCAAGAGAGTTATCTTGGTATAATATCATTTTAAAAACTCCCGTTTCTTCCCGATTTTCGACCATAGGAATTTCATTTTCTGTATTTAAGTCAACACTTGCAGCTGCTTTAATCGTTGGCCCCGGATCTCCACCATCATTGAGACAACTAGTTGTAAACCCTAGTAAGATGGTACAAAATAATAATAAAAATGCTTTTTTCATTTGGATGAGTTTAAGTTTTGCCTACTTCAATTTTAAGTCTTTTTCGGCTTAGTTCCGACTTTACTAATGATGCTTTGTTTAATAAAAGGTTGTGCGAAAAACTGAATTATTTTTTCAGATTTGTATATAGTAAAAGAATAAGAAAAATTTTTATTGATATAATCCGATTTCTTTTTTGCTCAAATGCAATTCTATTTTTTCCATTATTATGCAATGGTCTTCGGGAATTTCAATTTCGTTAAATTTGTCATTAAAAATTTACTGAGAGTAATTGATGCATACTTATAAAACCACAATTATAAATTGATTTTACTGAACCAATATTATCTTTTTCGCAAGAACAAATTGGAGTTTTGCCTCTTTCAATAGCTGTATTTTTGGCTTTATTAAGCAAGTATGTGCCATAGCCATTCCTTCTGTAATCAGGAGATACCACCATACCTATATCTGCAAATTCAGATGCTGATAAATTTTTTCTTATCTCGCATGTTCCAATAATTGAACCGTCATTCTCAAAAGAAAATAGTTCTTTTTTCTCAATTAAATTTCCAATATAATCTGTTAACCATTCTGTTGGAGCTCCCATGCTATAATTGTAAAATGTAACAAGTCTTGCAATGTCTTTGTGTTCACATTCTTTTAATGTTCCTTTTTTTTCCAGTAAAGTTACTTCATGGTTATTTTTAAATAAAAAGGTGTTTATTTTAAAATCTTTAGTAAAATTTAATGCAAGCGATAAATAATTAGGGTTGTTTGTGCCTACAATTCCTGATTTAACCTCATGCTCATTAATATACTCTTTAAAGATGGTTTCTCTATCAGAGGAAAAGGTTGGAGTAATATAAAATTGAAGCAATTGGTTACTTTCATCAACTGCAGCATATCCAATTATTTTATCATCAAGTAAAATGTTATAGTGAGTTGCACTGTCTCTAAAAAAAGCCCACATTCCGTCCTGCGGACTTGTTAGTGTTGTTAACCATTCATTTTTTAGATTGGTTAGTGCATCGAAATTAGTTGTTTTAGTAAAACTGTAGTTTTGTTTCATTCTATATTTTTTGAGTTTAGCCATTGAACAGCTCGGTTTATTCCATTGTCTTTTTCGAATTCGATTTTAGGTTCAAACGCAATAGTTTCATCGACATCAACATACTGATCGTAAATATTACCTTCACGGTCTTTGTAATAACTAACAGAAATTGACATGGCTGTTAAACTGTCAATTTGTTTCCAATCAGTAGCAGTAACCTTACCCATAGTTTTGTTTCCAAAAAATCTGGTTTTTGGACGTTTTTTTAAAATCACAGCTAAAGCTTCCCCTGAACTTGCGGTATAAACACTTGTTAGAACTGCAATTTTTTGAATTTTGGTGGCTGTACATTTATTTTCTATAGCCACATTTTGTTCATCATAGTAGAAGTCTCCATTTTTAATTTTCCACACGGAACTCTCATCTTCTGTAACACCTTTTGTGCCTCCTACAATTCCATCTCCAATAATATCAGCTAAACCTTCAACCATAGGAAACATATTACCACCACCATTGAATCTTAAGTCTATAATCCATTTTTTTGCTCCTTTTTCAACTAATTTACAGACCGCATTTTGAATATCGTTTGACATTTTTTGATTGTCTCCCATCGGTAACCCAACAATTCTTACATAGCCTATACTATCTTTTATAATTTGACTTTTGAATTCATAAACTTTCGCCGTTTGAATTTCCGAGTAGATGTCCCAATCTATATTTTTTCTGTGTTCTTTCTTTTCTCCTGAATAGTATGATAGAAATTGATTATTATGAAAAACACGACCGTGGGTGTCATTCAATTTTTTAAGCATTAAATTTAAAGCAGGTTTTAATTGAGAAACGGAATCAGCATTTTTTGCTAATGAATATATTTCCTTTTTTAAAGAGTTCCAATCAACACTTTTTCTATGGAGAGAATTTTTTTCTGCGTGTTCAATTATTTTATCAAGAGTCAATTCAGTTTCAGATTTCTGTGCATAAAAAGTGAATGCATTAAAAATCAGAAAGAATATTAAAATGTATTTCCAAGGGTTTTTCATAATTACGGGTAGTTCTTGCATAGCGTTAGTTGCACGTTAAAGCATCTAAATTAACAAACAAAAACGAACCAGATAAAATTCCGCAGGAATTTTCCGAGTAGCTGAGAACCTAGCAATGAACAGTATACTTTATTAACACGGGTTTTATTTCTTTTCTTCTCGTAAAATTTTTTCCATTTTACGACCTTTTGCCAATTCATCAATCAGTTTTTCCATTTGTCTGCATTGTTTATACAATTCAAATTCATCTTCTATTTCTTCAATTCGATAGCCACAAACAACTCCTTTAATTAGGTGTGCATTAGGATGTATTTTTGCTTTCTCAAAAAACGTTCTAAATGTTACTTTCTCTTCGATAAGCGATTGTAATTTTTTTTCGTTAAAACCTGTAAACCATTCTATTACTTGATGGAACTCTTCTTTTGTTCTACCATGTTTTTCTAATCTATTCCAGTAAAGGGGATAAATAGATGCAAAGATCATATTAGCAACTTTTTCATTTTTTTCAGCTGTAACCTTCATTTTTTGTGATTTTAAATTGATATTAACGTGTTTGTGTATGGTTTCGTGCGGATTTTCAGCCGAAGCGACTTTCACTTTGGATGAGCCACTTGTGGCGAAAAATCCGATGGGAAAAAGGAGCGAGGCTGTGTCTCGCTATTTTTCCAAGTAAACCATTCAGTTTGTTTAAAGATATAAATTTAAATTGAAGTTCGTGTTTTAGCATGAACTATACACGTTGTTGTAAGGCGTTATTTATTCGATTCGTAAATTCAACTTTCTTGTCAACGAACAATGCTAAATTCTTGTATTTACGTTTAATTCCATATAATCCTGTCAGTTTGTTTTCTTGCTTTAATCTGATAATGATATTGTGGCTTTCTAATTCTCCTAAAAATGATAGTTTCCATGTTTCTTTGTTCAATTCAATATCTTTTGACGAAATCTCAATGCTGTCGATACTTTTTAAATCGATAGTTGTTTCGTTCATTATTCCATATCTAAGGTATAGTTTATCATCTTTAATTAATATTGGTCTTTTAGACATTGATTTTAGAAATCCAAGAAGCTGAATTCCAGAATAGATACTTAAAAAAGTTAAAATCCAAGCAACCATAACATTCCATTTTTGAAGTAGAATATGTAAAACAACAGTTTCAACAACAACAATGAAAATGATTGCAATGAGTAGTGAAATTGTTCCACTATCTTTGTGGTAAGAGAATTCATTTTCATTCAGTTTTCTTTTTTTCCAATAAATAAATCCATAGTAAAAAACAGCAATTTCTGTCACTACAGGAATAACTACTCTTTTTGGAAGTATTTCGTAACAAGTGTTTTTTAGTGTCGTGTAAAAGTCAACTTCATCACTTTTATTTACTTTATATCTCTTTATTGCTTTTGTAACATTATAAATGATATATGACACAATCGATAACTCAATTACTGGAAACATCCAAGTCTTAAATAGGTCGAGATAATATTGATTTTCTATCGGAAGTATTGTGGAACAGACTACAATCCCAATAATCAAAAAAGGCACGACCGTTGTCTTTGGAATACTCGTTTTTCTGATAAGCATAAAGTAGATGATAGGAACTGTCAATAATAGGTCGAACGTAATTCCAATCGAGAGTATATTTGGGTTTCTTATAAAAATCGATGATTTCGCTAGGATTATCATCATTCCAATAATCAATATTGGTATTCCAAATATTATTAGATTTTTATGAAGGTTTAATGTTTTGTTCATAGGTTTGTTTTAATGCCTTACGTGTTCGTGTATGGTTAGTTGCGTTGGCTGGAACTAAGTTAGCAAAAGAAAACGAACCAGAGGAAAATCCGTAGGATTTTCCGAGTACACACAGACTTAGCAATTAATTATACACGTTGTTGTGTGTAGTAATTTTTTATGTTCTGATTATAATTTATTCACTAACGTTTTCAAATGCGTCAGCTATAAAAAATTTAAGACTACCAGCAAAAAAAGTCAATTTACTTGCAGGAACTTTAATTCCTTCAACATTAATTTCCCCATCGAACAATACTATTAATCCTTCTTTTGCTTCACCCCAACCATTATCAAAATGAACAGCATGGATTTTATAATCCTCATCAGGAATTACGTATAAAGTGATTTGAATTCCATAGTAACCATGCTCAAAATGATTTGGGTATTCCGTAAATGTGATTGAATTACATTGTTTTCCAAATAAATATTTTTTTCCAACCCCTTCAAGTGGCAGTGCTCCAGCTTTTTTAAGTGCTAGTGGAATGCTAAAATGAAATGTATGATGTTCTTTATAGGTTTGGGCATAGTATTCAGATAAACTGTACGGATATTTTTGATATTTCTCAGGAATTTCCTCAGCCTTATAATTTTTTCCATTTATTGTAAAGAAAGATTTTCCATTTTCAACTCCTTTTATGTAAATTCCATCTTTACGATTTCTAACACATCTATAAACATTCGTATTATTATTTATGGATATTTCCTGTGGCGTGAGGTTTCCATTCATTAGTGAGGTCATATGCATTTTACCAGAAAACTTATCCCAAATTCCATTGCTATCATAATATTTGACAGTTTTTTCAAAAATTTGTTGGGAAGATAGTTCTTCACTTGATTGAGCAAAGGTAAATTGTTGTACTATCAGAAAAGTAAACACAAATGATATGAAAATTTTCGGTCTGTGAATTGAAAAGCTTGTTAAATTCATAATTCAATGTGTTTCAATGTTTTATTTTTGTCTTATTACACACAACAACTGTATAACCGCATTGCGGTTATATCCGTTATAGTTGCAATATACTTATTTAATTTAATGGCTATGCCTAGAAGCATTACTATTTGGGCTTTTGTTTGGCAATGGTAAAAAGTTATCCGTTTGTTAACCGTTAAAAGCGGATAATTTAAAAATGCTCATTTATAAGTAGTTAAGTAAAATAAAAAGGTAATTTTAAAGAAATAAACTAAATAATATTCACTTCCGCCTCAATAGCAATTCCAAATTTAGCTAAAACTGTTTTCTGGATTAATTTAGATAGTTCATATACTTCTTTTCCGGTAGCATTGCCATAATTTACCAACACCAAAGCTTGGTTTTTATGACTTCCAGTATTACCAATCCGTTTGCCTTTAAACCCACATTGTTCTACCAACCAACCGGCTGGTACTTTAATTTCTGTTTCTGAGACTTTGTAGTGCGGTGCATTGGTAAATTTTTCTTGTAATTCTTTAAATTCACTACTAGAAATAACGGGGTTTTTAAAAAAACTACCGCTATTGCCCAATATGGCAGGGTCAGGCAATTTGCTTTGCCGTATGGTAATTACTGCATCAGAAATATTTTTTAGGGTAGGTGTTGTAATTCCATTTTTTTCTAGTTCTGATTGTATAGCACCATAAGAACTGTTTAATATGTGCTTGTTTTTAGTAAGTCTAAAAAACACATTGGTTATAATATATTTTCCTTTCCATTCATTTTTAAAAACGGAATTTCGATAGCCAAATTCACATTCAGTATTACTAAAAGTTTTGGTGTTACCCGTTGCAATTTCAACAGCTTCAACTGAAATGCAGGTGTCTTTTAGTTCAACACCATAAGCACCAATATTTTGTATTGGAGCCGTACCTACGTTTCCAGGAATTAGTGACATGTTTTCTACACCTCCAAAATCGTTATTGATGCACCACAATACAAATTGATGCCAGTTTTCGCCCGCAGCAGCTTTTACAATAACATGGTTGTCGTTTTCTTCAACAATTTCAATGCCCTTAAAGGCAATATGTACAACTAATTTTTCAATATCTTTGGTCAATAAGATATTACTGCCGCCACCTAGTACAAAAAAATCTTTTTGTTGTTTTAGAAGTTGCTTTAACTCATCAATAGAAGTTATCGCTATAAATTGTTTGGCGTTAACATCAATTCCAAAGGTATTATACGGTTTTAAAGAGATATTATTTTGAATGTGCATTAGTCTGTATAAACTTTTAGAGCTTCTTTTAAGATATTGACTGATTGTACCAAACTTTCTTTGTTCAATACATAGGCTATTCTAACTTGGTTTAATCCTACACCAGGGGTAGAGTAGAAGCCACCTGCCGGAGCCACCATAATAGTTTCTCCGTTTACATCAAAATCCTCCAACAACCATTGGGCAAAATTATCTGTATTCTTTACGGGCAATTCAACTATACAATAAAATGCACCTTTGGGCGTACCTACTTTTACACCTTCAATTTTTCGTAGTTCAGCAATCAATGTATTTCGCCGATCCACATATTCAGCAATTACATCATCAAAATAACGTTGAGGAGTTTCTAAAGCAGCCTCGCTTGCAATTTGTGCCAACGTAGGCGGACTCAATCTGGCTTGTGCAAATTTTAACGCTGTTTCTATCACGGATTTATTTTTAGAGACCATACAGCCAATTCTTGCACCGCACATGCTATAACGTTTAGAAACGGAATCAATTACAATAGCATTTTCTTCTAAACCTTCTTCTTGCAGAATTGAATAATGCTCCAAGCTATCGTAAGTAAATTCTCTATATACTTCATCTGCAATTAAAAATAAATCGTGCTTTTTAACAATTGCGGCTAACTTTTTAATTTCTTCTTTAGAATATAAATATCCTGTTGGATTGCCTGGGTTACATATTAAAATGGCTTTGGTTTTTGAAGTAATCAATTTCTCAAATTCTTCAATTGGTGGTAGAGCAAAATTATCGTCAATTTTAGAAACCACTGGTACAATATTTACACTAGAAGCGGTTGAAAATCCGTTGTAATTTGCATAAAAAGGCTCGGGAATTATTACTTCGTCATCAGCATCCATAATACTTCCAAAAGCAAAAAGTAAGGCTTCACTACCGCCCGTGGTTACAATAATATCATTGTGTTTTACATTGATTTCATTTTTTGCATAATAATTGGCAATTTTTTCACGATAAACCTCTGAGCCCTCAGATCTAGAATATGCTAAAATATCTAGCGTACTATTTTTAACAGCTTCTAAAGCTATTTCTGGAGTTTTTATATCGGGCTGACCAATGTTTAAGTGGTATATTTTTTTCCCTTCTTTAAGGGCTTTTTCAGAAAATGGCACCAATTTTCTAATTGGTGATTGTGGCATTAATTTTCCTTTTTTTGATACGGACGGCATGAATGGTGTTTAAAAGTATTAGAAACACAAAATTGCGAAATTTTATTCACTTTTTATAAGAGAACATGAATTATTAAAGTAGGTTTTTCAAAATCTTAAAAAGTTAAAATTTCATAAAAAAGTACAACATATTAAATAATTTACTAAATTTAGATACGTTTAAATAGAGAGTACACTTTTGAAAGCCAGGTTTTTACATATTATTTTACTACTGTTCTTATACGTAAACAGTTATGCCCAAGACAAATTTAATATTTTAGGTAATAAGGATAGCTATGCGGTGTCCTTTAAAATGATTAACAATTTAATTGTTATCCCTATTGAGGTAAATGGCGAAAAGCTTAATTTTTTATTAGACACTGGTATCGATAATTCTTTGCTCATAAATTTAAAGTTAAAGGATTCATTAAACTTAAAGAACGTTGAAGAAGTTCGGTTGAGAGGTTTGGGTGAGGGAGAACATATTTATGCTATAAAGTCTAAAAACAACTCTTTTAAACTGGGTAAAATTTTTAACAACAATCATATGGTGTATGCCATACATAGTGAAGATTTAGATCTTTCTTCACGATTGGGTATTGATGTTAACGGTATTATTGGGGGTGATTTGTTTAGAGATTTTATTGTGGAGATAAATTATACTTCCAAACGTGTAAAGTTTTATAATCCAGATACTTATAAATATAAAGATTGTAAACGATGTGAAGATTTTGACATTCATTTTTATAAAAACAAACCTTACATATATGCTACCGTAGATGTTGAAAAGGAAATACCAGTTAAATTATTGATAGACTCTGGAGGCAGTGATGCTCTGTGGCTCTTTGACAAGTCTAGTTTAGATATTTCAGTTCCGGAAAGACATTTTAATGATTATTTAGGTAGAGGTTTGAGTGGTAATGTTTATGGCAAGCGAAGCAAGATTAAAAAAATAATGCTAGGCAGTTATATACTAGAAGATGCTAATGTTGCTTATCCTGATTTTAATTCCATAGAAAAAGCATATAAACATGAAGGAAGAAATGGCTCAATAGGTTCTGAAGTTTTAAAACGATTTAGAATAGTTTATGATTATCCTAACAAAAGATTAACCATTAAAAAACCGTCAAAATATTTTAATGACCCTTTTTTATATAATATGAGCGGTGTAGAGTTGGCACATAACGGAAGTGTTTTGGTAGGTGAAAGACAAAAACGCATGGCAAGCCAATTAGGTGGAGGCAACGAAAGTGAACAATCAACTGTACAATTAGTGTATAGCTTGGTTTATGCATTA from Aureibaculum sp. 2308TA14-22 includes:
- a CDS encoding GNAT family N-acetyltransferase; the protein is MKQNYSFTKTTNFDALTNLKNEWLTTLTSPQDGMWAFFRDSATHYNILLDDKIIGYAAVDESNQLLQFYITPTFSSDRETIFKEYINEHEVKSGIVGTNNPNYLSLALNFTKDFKINTFLFKNNHEVTLLEKKGTLKECEHKDIARLVTFYNYSMGAPTEWLTDYIGNLIEKKELFSFENDGSIIGTCEIRKNLSASEFADIGMVVSPDYRRNGYGTYLLNKAKNTAIERGKTPICSCEKDNIGSVKSIYNCGFISMHQLLSVNF
- a CDS encoding serine hydrolase domain-containing protein; translation: MNNIKIFLSIIIILLSCKKTEKETKTINTTDVKQLDTYFSSEMPIDEPGGAILIMKGDSIAFSKGYGIADLDLKTKIDANTLFNVGSISKTFVSNAILILQEEGKLSVDDNMDKYFPDFKNKVIAEKVKIKHLLAHTSGLKDNRKTRTESTFYLTVKDAENWYPTTQAQNLNFESGTRFEYSNPAYNGLALIVEQVSGMKWQQYVKDNIFKPSGMETSTITDGPHPKTGVSHGYINTDGKWKEQDYGEVPTFAAAGNGGVWSSVNELAKYEIALQQHKFISDTTLKDSRTIKAWDDWQDITPPFIGWSWFIDKTSDGLKTVGHTGSQGGFLSNYVTIPEKDITFIILCNTPRNVNGFTEFITEWLTKNNWLEE
- a CDS encoding N-acyl-D-amino-acid deacylase family protein yields the protein MKNFKSILLIFCSLLIINCAKEPDFDILIKNGQLIDGSGNKSIIGDIAINSDTIAAIGNLSGKTGKKEIDATGLTVAPGFINMLSWAASALDKDGRSMGDIKQGVTLEVFGEGSSIGPQKKIDTINNTATWVSLNEKLNEMVKKGVSPNIASFVGATTLRINTVGYDDRAPTEVELDSMKMMVKQAMEEGAMGIGSSLIYAPAFYSSTEELIEISKVAAQYDGLYISHMRSEGNKLLESINELLRIAKEADIRAEIYHLKMSGKDNWHKFDAVVAKIDSARKAGLTVTTNMYSYIAGSTGLDASMPPWVQEGGYAKWAERLQDPNIRKKVLEDMRKPAIEWESLMQAAGSADKMILVGFENDSLRYLTGKTLAEVAKMRNTTPEETAMDLVVQNGSDVSTVYFMMSEENVRKQIALPWMSFGSDAGSYATEGDFLNYSTHPRAYGNFARVIGKYTRDEKLISLEEAVRKMASLPASNLKIKKRGQLKVGNYADIAIFDFDKVQDHATFEKPHQYASGMVHVLVNGTLVLNDGEHTGAKPGKVVHGPGFKE
- a CDS encoding CHRD domain-containing protein — encoded protein: MKKAFLLLFCTILLGFTTSCLNDGGDPGPTIKAAASVDLNTENEIPMVENREETGVFKMILYQDNSLEFSITLNDLAGSDNLTVAHIHSGDPVSTGAPVITLVDGSSISFQGNQAIGNIQLTETEVAALLGGDVYVNVHSADSPAGLVRGQLDKQVNNAFNVVLSPDNEIPAITDRNDSGMAIFRVVGEEVYYKVTVSDLEATDAITAGHIHLGDATENGEVFINLEITDASQLDVTKTITLDENKMSKLLEDPLYVNIHSTDHASGLMRGQIR
- a CDS encoding serine hydrolase, which codes for MHHFRLTFLIAIAFFLFSIFSCQEKISKTETLEKTIQAQMDSIDGTVAVAFYSLSEPKDSLLINVDEKFHAASTMKVPVMIELFKQASEGKLNLNDSILLKNEFKSIVDSSLYKMDIADDSDDIIYKQIDTKVAINDLIYSMITVSSNLATNVLIELVDAKKTTATMRDLGAKNIEVLRGVEDIKAYEKGLSNSTTARDLMVIMEAIANYNAGKQKDCEAMISILMDQEFKDLIPKYLPSNVDVAHKTGSITGVHHDAGIIFLPDGSSYVLVLLSKNLKDFDKGTDQLANISKTIYDYVTTE
- a CDS encoding DUF1801 domain-containing protein, yielding MELINDPKVAVVFDNYPKSVQKQMFQLRALVLETATEIDGLEAIEETLKWGEPSYLTKNGSTLRMDWKAKTPNQYAMYFKCTSRLVETFKVIFSDTFQFEGKRAIVFQLNEKIPVEELKQCIAITLTYHKVKHLPLLGA